In a genomic window of Pseudoglutamicibacter albus:
- a CDS encoding LLM class flavin-dependent oxidoreductase, whose translation MATSTVSSSQSTDHPTAPALSMLDLVPARRNDGPQQPFLNAVELAQAAERTGYQTMYYAEHHNMPEIASTATAVLMGHVAARTETLGVGAAGVMLTNHAPLVVAEQFKMLEALYPGRIQLGLGRAPGTDQATVRALRRSPEAAEHFPSDVMELLGYLDGPSRIPGVEAFPATPDARIPVTILGSSLYGAQLAAKLGLPYSFASHFAPTHLQEALEVYRSEFKPSERLEKPRVTVAVGVVAAPTVSEANQQFQHALRRRVQSMLGRHRPQPFTEAEIDQILQMPAGNQVRNMMSYSAVGTPDRVVEQLKSMAEETQADELILAHQAVAHEDRLASVIATGEAWQK comes from the coding sequence ATGGCTACTTCAACGGTGTCCTCTTCACAGTCAACTGACCACCCCACTGCGCCAGCGCTTTCGATGCTGGATCTGGTTCCTGCGCGCCGTAACGATGGTCCGCAGCAGCCGTTTCTCAACGCGGTTGAGCTCGCCCAGGCCGCGGAACGTACCGGCTACCAGACCATGTACTACGCCGAGCATCACAACATGCCTGAGATCGCATCGACCGCTACCGCGGTTTTGATGGGGCACGTCGCCGCCCGCACCGAGACGTTGGGTGTGGGTGCAGCAGGCGTGATGCTGACGAACCACGCCCCGCTCGTGGTGGCTGAGCAGTTCAAGATGCTCGAGGCGCTCTACCCTGGACGCATCCAGCTCGGTCTGGGCCGGGCCCCTGGTACGGATCAGGCGACGGTGCGCGCTCTGCGCCGCTCCCCTGAGGCCGCGGAGCATTTCCCTTCTGACGTCATGGAGCTGCTCGGGTATTTGGATGGCCCGTCGCGCATCCCTGGGGTCGAGGCGTTCCCGGCCACACCGGATGCCAGGATCCCGGTCACTATCCTGGGGTCTTCGCTCTACGGCGCGCAGCTGGCCGCCAAACTCGGGCTCCCCTACTCTTTCGCCTCGCACTTCGCGCCAACCCACTTGCAGGAGGCGCTTGAGGTGTACCGCAGCGAGTTCAAACCATCCGAGCGGCTGGAGAAGCCTCGCGTCACCGTGGCTGTGGGCGTTGTGGCCGCACCGACCGTGTCTGAGGCGAACCAGCAGTTCCAGCACGCGCTACGCCGCCGCGTGCAGTCCATGCTGGGCAGGCATCGTCCGCAGCCTTTCACCGAGGCTGAGATCGACCAGATCCTGCAGATGCCAGCGGGTAACCAGGTGCGGAACATGATGAGCTATTCCGCTGTGGGCACGCCGGATCGTGTGGTTGAACAGCTCAAGAGTATGGCCGAGGAAACGCAGGCCGATGAGCTGATTCTCGCCCACCAAGCCGTGGCGCACGAAGACCGGCTCGCCTCCGTCATCGCAACCGGCGAGGCCTGGCAGAAGTAA
- a CDS encoding GlsB/YeaQ/YmgE family stress response membrane protein translates to MALGILGWILVGLIAGAIGKAIMGDSMGIIPTLVVGVVGGLLGGWLGSVIFGKGTGGFFELSTWICAIAGTCILLGILGIFSRGSARAK, encoded by the coding sequence TTGGCTTTGGGTATTCTAGGTTGGATTCTAGTAGGTCTGATTGCTGGCGCTATTGGTAAGGCGATCATGGGCGACTCGATGGGAATCATCCCAACGCTCGTCGTCGGTGTCGTTGGTGGTCTTCTTGGTGGTTGGCTCGGTTCCGTTATCTTCGGTAAGGGAACCGGCGGTTTCTTCGAGTTGAGCACGTGGATCTGCGCGATCGCAGGTACCTGCATCCTGCTGGGTATCTTGGGAATCTTCTCCCGCGGCTCCGCACGCGCTAAGTAA
- a CDS encoding MFS transporter, translated as MSPQYGKYEQLIPSARRRWAALALLMIVVLLVSVDNSVMVLALPEIAVELHANATEQLWVLDIYPLVLAGLLVPMGNLGDRIGRRRIMMIGAVGFAVVSGVAAFSVSPMMLIVFRALQAVFGAALMPATLSLIRNIFPDPRERTTAVAIWAATFSAGAALGPIIGGLLLNFFWWGSVLLMAVPILLPFLIGAPLLLPESKDPNPGPLDVVSIALAMASLLPLTYGIKTLPQQLWVGLAAIAFALAVGFVFVRRQLGADIPFLDVRLLSRKAFALPLIINLLAMFSLVGFLYYLSQHLQLIEGRSPAEAALFMLPGMVMTVVAGLGVVPVARKTGPVAAMVAGLLCSALAYGILAVFVGRGDWVPMVAFLLIGAGAGMAETLSNDFVLTAVPSEKAGAASAMSETAYEFGTVMGAAVLGGLLNALYTAHLVPPAALSQAQGEQAASSLAAAHDVAAGLPHERAAELLQAASHAFDSGVTVTATVAGVLALAVSIAVYFGLRTPRDAK; from the coding sequence ATGTCCCCCCAATACGGTAAATACGAGCAGCTGATCCCGAGCGCCCGCAGGCGTTGGGCCGCGCTGGCGCTGCTCATGATTGTTGTCCTGCTGGTTTCTGTCGATAACTCCGTGATGGTGCTGGCACTGCCGGAGATCGCTGTTGAACTGCACGCGAACGCAACCGAGCAACTGTGGGTCTTGGACATTTACCCGCTGGTTTTGGCGGGGCTCTTGGTCCCGATGGGGAACCTGGGTGACCGGATTGGTCGCCGCCGCATCATGATGATCGGCGCGGTCGGTTTCGCGGTGGTCTCCGGTGTCGCTGCGTTCTCTGTGAGCCCGATGATGCTCATCGTGTTCCGTGCCCTGCAGGCCGTTTTCGGTGCGGCACTCATGCCCGCCACGCTGTCTTTGATCCGCAACATCTTCCCCGACCCGCGTGAACGCACCACCGCTGTCGCTATCTGGGCGGCTACGTTCTCGGCGGGTGCGGCACTCGGACCGATCATCGGCGGACTGCTGCTGAACTTCTTCTGGTGGGGTTCCGTCCTGCTCATGGCGGTCCCGATCCTGCTCCCGTTCCTGATCGGCGCGCCTCTGTTGCTGCCGGAGTCGAAGGACCCGAACCCGGGCCCGCTCGATGTTGTGAGCATCGCGCTCGCTATGGCAAGCCTGCTTCCTCTCACGTACGGGATCAAGACCCTGCCACAACAGCTGTGGGTCGGCCTGGCCGCTATCGCGTTCGCGCTGGCTGTCGGCTTCGTTTTCGTGCGCCGCCAACTGGGTGCGGACATTCCGTTCCTGGACGTCCGATTGCTCTCTCGCAAGGCGTTCGCGCTTCCACTGATCATCAACCTGCTCGCGATGTTCTCGCTCGTGGGCTTCCTCTACTACCTCTCCCAGCATCTACAGCTCATCGAGGGCCGCAGCCCAGCGGAGGCCGCGCTGTTCATGCTGCCCGGCATGGTCATGACGGTGGTCGCTGGTCTCGGCGTTGTTCCGGTGGCCCGGAAAACGGGCCCGGTCGCCGCGATGGTCGCAGGTCTTCTGTGCAGTGCGCTCGCGTACGGGATCCTCGCGGTGTTCGTGGGACGAGGCGACTGGGTTCCGATGGTCGCGTTCCTCCTCATTGGTGCTGGCGCTGGCATGGCGGAGACCCTCTCGAACGACTTTGTGCTCACCGCCGTGCCCTCCGAAAAAGCCGGCGCCGCGTCCGCGATGTCTGAAACCGCGTACGAATTCGGCACCGTCATGGGGGCCGCCGTTCTGGGTGGGCTACTCAACGCCCTCTACACCGCGCACCTCGTGCCGCCTGCGGCCCTGAGCCAGGCCCAGGGTGAACAAGCAGCCTCTTCGCTCGCTGCAGCGCACGATGTGGCTGCCGGCCTCCCGCACGAACGCGCGGCAGAACTCTTGCAGGCAGCATCGCACGCCTTCGACTCAGGCGTCACCGTGACCGCCACGGTCGCAGGGGTGCTGGCCCTCGCGGTATCCATCGCCGTGTACTTCGGCCTGCGCACACCCCGCGACGCCAAATAA
- a CDS encoding AI-2E family transporter: MSERQESSDEYTADSNDAVTGEIPIVPTPENPDGAKPEDAEPADTQTEAPQSKAPKPEDATNDAVGASTSTSALQEEPRDTATDADEFKPARSIGVIPLDDAGKPKEEFSASAGKARKWGEDQQAGMPRFIKVTLGLAATCIILMFVRDLQDIIAPVFLGLNLMIVVYPVQKFLQRWVPPFVGAMVSLLLVLVILVLFVWLIVWSLLALIQLMPSYNEQFVEAWQWIQKTALDLNLDFSEITKSLQSIQPNDVMSLLAPLFSNVSSILALLTTLVIATLFLAMDSAGLHARQQLLRITKPRALIVTNDFAYGVRRYWLVTTVFGLIVAIADVGALWLLGIPLVWVWGILSFITNYIPNVGFFIGLIPPALLAFLEKGWGSAVAVIVAYSVLNFVIQSIIQPKFAGESVGVTPTVSFLSLLFWVWVLGPLGALLALPATLLLKSFLIDSDPNARWLNTFIAVPADSALPEDEQPMPLSERKARAWRERKAILRG; the protein is encoded by the coding sequence ATGTCTGAACGTCAAGAATCGTCAGATGAATACACAGCAGACTCGAACGATGCTGTGACCGGCGAAATCCCCATCGTCCCCACCCCCGAAAACCCAGACGGCGCCAAACCAGAAGACGCCGAACCCGCGGACACCCAAACTGAAGCCCCGCAATCCAAAGCCCCGAAACCCGAAGACGCAACGAACGATGCGGTAGGCGCCTCCACCTCCACCTCCGCCTTGCAGGAAGAGCCACGTGACACCGCCACCGACGCGGACGAGTTCAAGCCAGCCCGCAGCATCGGAGTGATCCCGCTGGATGACGCCGGCAAACCCAAGGAGGAGTTCTCTGCCTCCGCCGGTAAGGCCCGCAAGTGGGGCGAAGACCAACAAGCCGGTATGCCTCGGTTCATCAAGGTGACGCTCGGGCTCGCCGCCACCTGCATCATCCTCATGTTCGTGCGCGATCTGCAAGACATCATCGCGCCGGTCTTCCTCGGTCTGAACCTCATGATCGTGGTGTATCCGGTCCAGAAATTCCTGCAACGCTGGGTACCACCATTCGTGGGTGCGATGGTCTCGCTCTTGCTGGTGCTCGTGATCCTGGTGCTGTTCGTGTGGCTCATCGTGTGGTCGCTACTCGCGTTGATCCAACTCATGCCGTCCTATAACGAACAGTTCGTTGAAGCGTGGCAGTGGATCCAGAAGACCGCGCTCGACCTCAACCTGGACTTCAGCGAAATCACCAAGTCACTGCAATCCATCCAGCCGAACGACGTCATGTCGCTGCTGGCGCCACTGTTCTCCAACGTCTCCTCAATCCTTGCGCTGCTGACCACCCTGGTGATCGCGACCCTGTTCCTCGCGATGGACTCCGCTGGCCTGCATGCCCGCCAGCAGTTGCTGCGCATCACCAAGCCGCGCGCCCTCATCGTCACCAACGACTTCGCCTACGGCGTGCGCCGCTACTGGCTGGTCACCACCGTGTTCGGCCTCATCGTCGCGATCGCCGACGTCGGCGCGCTCTGGCTGCTCGGCATCCCGCTGGTGTGGGTGTGGGGCATCCTCTCCTTCATCACCAACTACATCCCCAACGTCGGGTTCTTCATCGGTCTCATCCCACCCGCCCTGCTGGCTTTCCTCGAGAAGGGCTGGGGTTCGGCGGTTGCCGTGATCGTCGCGTACTCGGTCCTGAACTTCGTGATCCAATCGATCATCCAACCGAAGTTCGCCGGCGAATCCGTGGGCGTCACCCCAACCGTGTCCTTCCTGTCCCTGCTGTTCTGGGTCTGGGTCCTCGGCCCACTCGGAGCCCTCCTGGCACTGCCGGCAACGCTGCTGCTAAAATCCTTCCTCATCGATTCCGACCCGAACGCGCGATGGCTCAACACCTTCATCGCGGTCCCCGCGGACTCCGCGCTCCCTGAGGATGAACAGCCGATGCCGCTATCGGAACGCAAAGCCCGCGCCTGGAGGGAACGCAAAGCCATCCTCCGCGGCTAG
- a CDS encoding enoyl-CoA hydratase/isomerase family protein, protein MQMQTHLVHASVHQGLGLIRLNRPEKLNALTPEMVDAVHTSLRTWRYNGDVKAVVLLGEGERGFSAGGDLPNFRRMLMAGEATQMLGILAAEFELAAAIQTYPKPVIAFMTGVTMGAGFGLASAASVRIVTPDSQLAMPEVRIGYVPDVGGSLWLGRAPGRIGEHMALTGDAVGAGDAVEFGLADFCIEQDAVDDVLTSIADLCALPGQDLAVGLHIMHGAPQRSELNVQRAWIDEAYSGSDVAQILKNLGASPWPAAAKAAERIRANAPIACEIALQLVRESRAEDELRGALEREHRAASYVMDTPNVVEGIRALLIDKDKSPRWSVTRAEDVDTDRVARMLEPQDDELGLWDDGEDGDW, encoded by the coding sequence ATGCAGATGCAAACTCACCTCGTGCACGCCAGCGTTCACCAAGGCTTGGGCCTCATCCGTCTCAACCGGCCTGAAAAGCTCAACGCTTTGACCCCTGAGATGGTCGATGCGGTCCACACTTCCCTCCGTACATGGCGGTATAACGGGGACGTCAAGGCCGTGGTTTTGCTGGGTGAGGGCGAACGTGGGTTCAGTGCGGGCGGTGACCTGCCGAATTTTCGCCGCATGCTCATGGCGGGCGAGGCCACGCAGATGCTGGGCATCTTGGCCGCCGAGTTCGAGCTGGCGGCCGCGATCCAGACCTACCCTAAGCCGGTGATCGCGTTCATGACCGGGGTCACGATGGGCGCAGGCTTCGGGCTGGCATCGGCGGCTTCGGTGCGGATTGTGACCCCGGATTCGCAGCTTGCGATGCCGGAGGTGCGCATCGGCTATGTTCCGGATGTGGGTGGTTCGCTGTGGCTGGGCCGGGCGCCGGGCCGGATCGGCGAACACATGGCGTTGACTGGAGATGCGGTGGGTGCCGGGGACGCTGTCGAGTTCGGTCTTGCTGATTTCTGCATCGAGCAGGATGCCGTGGATGACGTGCTCACCTCGATCGCTGACCTGTGTGCTTTGCCTGGTCAGGATTTGGCGGTGGGCTTGCACATCATGCATGGTGCGCCGCAGCGTTCTGAGCTGAATGTTCAGCGGGCCTGGATCGATGAGGCGTATTCCGGCAGTGATGTCGCTCAGATCCTGAAGAATCTGGGTGCCTCCCCGTGGCCGGCGGCCGCGAAGGCTGCTGAGCGGATTCGCGCTAACGCGCCGATCGCGTGTGAGATTGCGTTGCAGCTCGTGCGTGAGTCCCGCGCCGAAGACGAGCTGCGGGGCGCGCTCGAACGTGAGCACCGCGCGGCGTCCTACGTCATGGACACCCCCAATGTTGTTGAGGGGATCCGTGCGCTGCTGATCGATAAAGACAAATCACCGCGGTGGTCGGTGACCCGCGCCGAGGATGTCGATACAGACCGGGTTGCCCGCATGCTCGAACCCCAGGACGATGAGCTCGGCCTGTGGGACGACGGCGAAGACGGCGACTGGTAG
- a CDS encoding FMN-binding glutamate synthase family protein, producing the protein MANKKLKKRTWAAIGAAAAVSGVAVRDLLQKKNAVLRNYPVLGHARYQLEKIRPMIQQYFIERDWDGRPFDKTTRDLINARADGKKAEEAFGTLAEVNEVGFEWMVHSMNPLEPPQTPPRVEIGGPDCKQPYSMSLLNISAMSFGSLSGNAITALNKGARMGNFAHDTGEGGFTPYHQQGGDLILEVGTGYFGVRDQNGTFDPERFRDVSSNEQIKAVEIKLSQGAKPGLGGVLPGPKVTKEIAEIRGIPEGVKCVSPPGHSAFKTPTELIEFIAKTRELSGGKPTGYKLCVTSVDDVLAMCKAMIEVGTAPDFIVVDGAEGGTGAAPVEFETHMGMPLTQGLMIVHNALVGAGLRDKVKIGASGKIAEGNAIVKRLIQGADFTNSARGMMLALGCIQSLRCAEGTCPVGVATQNPRLERGLDVDVKANRVYNFHQATVAQAVKIMASMGVTRPEDLSPAMLRRNVSPDNNDSFARLFTWLEPGELLSDSPRMWKEHWANASSSRYGLGNATTARA; encoded by the coding sequence GTGGCAAACAAGAAGCTTAAGAAGCGTACGTGGGCTGCGATCGGTGCCGCTGCTGCCGTGAGTGGTGTGGCCGTTCGTGATCTACTCCAGAAGAAGAACGCGGTTCTGCGTAACTATCCGGTGCTGGGGCATGCGCGGTATCAGCTGGAGAAGATCCGCCCGATGATCCAGCAGTACTTCATTGAACGTGACTGGGATGGCCGCCCGTTCGACAAGACGACCCGAGACCTCATCAACGCGCGCGCCGACGGCAAGAAGGCCGAGGAGGCTTTCGGCACGTTAGCAGAAGTCAACGAGGTCGGTTTCGAGTGGATGGTTCACTCGATGAACCCGCTCGAGCCGCCACAGACCCCGCCGCGTGTTGAGATCGGCGGACCGGACTGTAAGCAGCCGTATTCGATGTCGTTGCTGAACATTTCCGCGATGAGCTTCGGTTCCCTCTCAGGTAACGCGATCACGGCCCTGAATAAGGGTGCGCGGATGGGCAATTTCGCGCACGATACCGGTGAGGGTGGGTTCACGCCGTACCACCAGCAGGGTGGCGACCTGATCCTCGAGGTCGGTACGGGTTATTTCGGTGTCCGCGATCAAAACGGCACGTTTGATCCCGAGCGTTTCCGTGATGTCTCGAGCAACGAGCAGATCAAGGCCGTTGAGATCAAGCTGTCCCAGGGCGCTAAGCCCGGTCTTGGTGGTGTTCTTCCTGGCCCGAAGGTGACTAAAGAGATCGCGGAGATCCGCGGCATCCCTGAGGGCGTGAAGTGTGTTTCCCCTCCGGGACATTCGGCGTTCAAAACCCCGACCGAACTGATCGAGTTCATCGCTAAGACCCGCGAGCTCTCGGGTGGTAAGCCGACCGGCTACAAGCTGTGCGTGACGTCGGTGGATGACGTCTTGGCGATGTGCAAGGCGATGATCGAGGTTGGCACGGCGCCAGACTTCATTGTGGTCGATGGCGCTGAAGGCGGTACTGGTGCCGCCCCGGTTGAGTTCGAAACCCACATGGGTATGCCTCTGACCCAGGGTCTCATGATTGTGCATAACGCTCTGGTGGGTGCCGGTTTGCGCGATAAGGTCAAGATCGGTGCTTCCGGCAAGATCGCTGAGGGTAACGCTATCGTCAAGCGCCTGATTCAGGGCGCTGACTTCACGAACTCAGCGCGCGGGATGATGCTCGCGCTGGGTTGCATCCAGTCTCTGCGTTGCGCTGAAGGTACCTGCCCTGTGGGTGTCGCGACCCAGAACCCGCGCCTTGAGCGCGGCCTGGACGTGGATGTGAAGGCTAATCGGGTCTATAACTTCCACCAGGCAACCGTTGCCCAGGCGGTCAAGATCATGGCTTCGATGGGCGTGACGCGCCCTGAGGACCTCTCCCCTGCGATGTTGCGCCGCAACGTCTCCCCAGACAACAACGATTCCTTCGCTCGCCTGTTCACGTGGCTTGAACCAGGTGAACTGCTGAGCGATTCCCCACGCATGTGGAAGGAACACTGGGCGAACGCGAGCTCGAGCCGCTACGGGCTCGGCAACGCGACAACCGCCCGCGCATAG
- a CDS encoding bifunctional proline dehydrogenase/L-glutamate gamma-semialdehyde dehydrogenase has translation MTGRHTAESITRRPIAWHGPDMEGLIRPWDLTDEAVQQVRDWLTAARDYPVDKAAQQLAGVLSDPDGLDFTVGFVDRVIRTEDPAAAAKALNEIAAKVPAFLPWYLQSAVKAGGTLGKLAPRVVIPAARAALRNMVSHLIVDARPDKLTKAIEELRTEGIDLNINLLGEAILGEDQAAHRVKGTKELIERSDVDYVSIKVSATVAPHSPWAFDEAVTDIVEHLRPLYRAANNSSPRTFINLDMEEYKDLDLTLAVFTELLSEEEFTNTEAGIVLQAYLPDSYAAMKRLQRFAAERVANGGAPIKVRLVKGANLPMEQVEAQMRGWTQTVWSTKQLTDANYKAILDYALTQEHVKNVRLGIAGHNLFDIALHLHLMRARGIEPGGKDVEFEMLLGMASQQAQAVRQDVGRLLLYTPVVKPDEFDVAISYLVRRLEEGATEDNFMSEVFNLDEDPAAFKQEEERFRESVSILSEWSQAPVPRRFQDRNKEDFTQPTWGGTFTNEPDTDPDLAWNRLWGGDILKNIPTSTLGKDTVAAAKVKDTARLNEVYDAAQKAADVWQGLTPDQRADVLHRAGDKMKSRRADLLEVMGSEAGKTLAQGDPEVSEAIDFCNYYAEQARNLGTIAGAEPVMDKVTLVTPPWNFPVAIPTGSTISALAAGSAVVIKPARASIRCGAVLTECIWEALDEAGLPREILQLIDASSRDLGDAMITDERVGRVILTGAYETAQAFHEMRPGLPLFAETSGKNAIIVTPSADYDLAAKDIVDSAFGHAGQKCSAASLVILVGQAARSERLYRQIVDAANSLVVGYPEKPESIMGPVIEEPGEKLRRGLTQLEPGQNWVLKPEPLDDSGKLFSPGIRAGVKPGSEFHLTEYFGPVTGIMHAESLEEAVQWVNQIDYGLTSGIHSLDAEEIRYWQQHIEAGNLYINRGITGAIVQRQPFGGWKKSAVGTGTKAGGPNYVPSMLRWEDSEHGLGPADREVIVSTPHYSMLVHTFNEEPRAWLEKALAQDAKDSEFFEGLQDATGLDVEVNGLRYRPVKVRIRVATIEEADLVLLARVVAAGWRVLRSVTDRVGTGAKQRMEVSLPDEAPIGIADAYRQLGAAVVIEDEEAWLETCRQLSANPDGSRVRLIGREGTEEMDALVQATREATTQAPDLAVNAHPVTRSGRIEMLPFVREQSVTMTAHRYGTVNKLASEALGDVTRK, from the coding sequence ATGACGGGACGCCACACGGCTGAATCAATCACCCGCCGGCCCATCGCTTGGCACGGGCCAGACATGGAAGGACTCATCCGCCCATGGGACCTCACAGACGAAGCCGTACAGCAGGTTCGTGACTGGCTCACCGCAGCCCGCGATTACCCCGTCGATAAGGCGGCCCAACAGCTCGCCGGCGTGCTCTCTGACCCAGACGGCCTCGACTTCACGGTCGGGTTCGTGGACCGCGTGATCCGCACCGAGGACCCAGCGGCAGCCGCGAAGGCCCTCAACGAGATCGCAGCGAAGGTCCCCGCGTTCTTGCCGTGGTACCTGCAAAGCGCAGTCAAAGCTGGTGGAACCCTGGGTAAGCTCGCCCCACGCGTCGTGATCCCGGCCGCCCGCGCCGCACTTCGTAACATGGTCTCCCACCTCATCGTGGATGCCCGCCCAGACAAGCTCACCAAAGCGATCGAGGAGCTGCGCACAGAGGGCATCGACCTCAACATCAACCTGCTGGGCGAGGCGATCCTCGGCGAAGACCAGGCCGCGCACCGCGTCAAGGGCACCAAGGAGCTCATCGAACGCTCCGACGTGGACTATGTATCCATCAAGGTCTCCGCGACCGTGGCGCCACACAGTCCGTGGGCCTTCGACGAAGCCGTGACCGACATCGTGGAGCACCTGCGCCCGCTGTATCGCGCGGCCAACAACTCCAGCCCACGCACCTTCATCAACCTTGACATGGAGGAATACAAAGACCTCGACCTCACCCTCGCCGTGTTCACTGAGCTGTTGAGCGAGGAGGAGTTCACAAACACCGAGGCCGGGATCGTGCTGCAGGCCTACCTGCCGGACTCCTACGCTGCCATGAAGCGCCTCCAGCGCTTTGCCGCAGAGCGCGTCGCCAACGGTGGGGCCCCTATCAAGGTGCGCCTGGTCAAGGGTGCGAACCTGCCCATGGAACAAGTCGAAGCACAGATGCGCGGCTGGACCCAGACCGTGTGGTCCACCAAGCAGCTCACTGACGCGAACTATAAAGCGATCCTCGACTACGCACTGACCCAAGAGCACGTCAAGAACGTGCGCCTAGGCATCGCAGGCCACAACCTCTTCGACATCGCGCTGCACCTGCATCTGATGCGTGCCCGCGGCATCGAACCGGGTGGCAAGGACGTCGAATTCGAGATGCTGCTGGGCATGGCAAGCCAGCAAGCCCAAGCGGTTCGGCAGGATGTGGGCAGGCTTCTGCTCTACACGCCGGTGGTCAAGCCGGATGAGTTCGATGTTGCGATCTCATACCTCGTGCGTCGCCTCGAAGAGGGCGCGACTGAAGACAACTTCATGTCCGAGGTCTTCAACCTCGACGAAGACCCTGCCGCGTTCAAGCAGGAAGAGGAACGCTTCCGCGAATCTGTCAGCATCCTGTCAGAATGGAGTCAGGCGCCCGTACCGCGCCGCTTCCAGGACCGCAACAAAGAAGACTTCACCCAACCAACCTGGGGCGGCACCTTCACCAACGAACCGGACACCGACCCGGACCTGGCCTGGAACCGCCTCTGGGGCGGAGACATCCTCAAGAACATCCCAACCAGCACCCTCGGCAAAGACACCGTAGCCGCAGCGAAAGTCAAAGACACCGCACGCCTCAACGAGGTCTATGACGCCGCCCAAAAAGCCGCCGACGTGTGGCAAGGCCTCACCCCCGACCAGCGCGCCGACGTGCTCCACCGCGCCGGCGACAAAATGAAGTCCCGCCGCGCCGACCTACTCGAAGTCATGGGCTCCGAAGCCGGCAAGACGTTGGCTCAAGGCGACCCGGAAGTCTCCGAAGCCATCGACTTCTGCAACTATTACGCTGAACAAGCACGCAACCTCGGCACAATCGCCGGCGCAGAACCCGTCATGGACAAAGTCACGCTCGTGACCCCGCCATGGAACTTCCCCGTAGCCATCCCAACCGGCTCAACCATCTCCGCGCTCGCCGCGGGCAGCGCGGTAGTGATCAAGCCAGCCCGCGCATCCATCCGCTGCGGTGCAGTGCTCACCGAATGCATTTGGGAAGCGCTCGATGAAGCCGGGCTCCCACGCGAGATCCTGCAACTCATCGACGCCTCCTCCCGCGACCTCGGCGACGCGATGATCACCGACGAACGCGTGGGCCGCGTGATCCTCACCGGCGCGTACGAAACCGCTCAGGCCTTCCACGAGATGCGCCCAGGCCTGCCGCTGTTCGCAGAAACCTCAGGCAAGAACGCGATCATCGTGACCCCATCCGCGGACTACGACCTCGCCGCGAAAGACATCGTCGACTCCGCATTCGGCCACGCCGGACAGAAGTGCTCGGCCGCCTCGCTGGTGATCCTGGTTGGCCAGGCAGCCCGCTCCGAGCGCCTCTACCGCCAGATCGTCGACGCCGCGAACTCGCTTGTGGTCGGCTATCCGGAGAAACCCGAATCGATCATGGGGCCAGTCATCGAAGAACCAGGGGAGAAGCTACGCCGCGGACTCACCCAGCTTGAGCCAGGGCAGAACTGGGTCCTCAAACCGGAGCCGCTCGATGACTCCGGCAAGCTGTTCTCGCCAGGCATCCGCGCCGGCGTGAAGCCCGGCTCCGAGTTCCACCTGACCGAATACTTCGGGCCCGTCACCGGCATCATGCACGCCGAAAGCCTCGAAGAAGCCGTCCAGTGGGTCAACCAGATCGACTACGGCCTCACCAGCGGCATCCACTCACTCGATGCCGAGGAAATCCGGTACTGGCAGCAACACATCGAGGCCGGCAACCTCTACATCAACCGCGGTATCACCGGCGCGATCGTTCAGCGTCAACCGTTCGGCGGCTGGAAGAAGTCCGCGGTCGGCACCGGAACCAAGGCCGGCGGCCCGAACTACGTCCCGTCGATGCTGCGCTGGGAAGACTCCGAACACGGCCTCGGCCCAGCAGATCGCGAGGTCATCGTATCCACGCCGCACTACTCGATGCTGGTCCACACCTTCAACGAAGAACCACGCGCCTGGCTCGAAAAAGCACTCGCGCAGGACGCCAAGGACAGTGAGTTCTTCGAAGGCCTCCAAGACGCCACAGGCCTCGACGTTGAGGTCAACGGCCTGCGCTACCGTCCCGTCAAGGTACGCATCCGCGTGGCAACCATCGAAGAAGCCGACCTCGTGCTGCTCGCACGCGTGGTTGCCGCAGGCTGGCGCGTACTGCGCTCTGTGACCGACCGCGTAGGAACCGGCGCTAAACAGCGCATGGAAGTCTCACTGCCAGACGAGGCACCCATCGGTATCGCCGATGCCTACCGTCAGCTGGGTGCAGCGGTCGTCATCGAAGACGAAGAAGCCTGGCTCGAAACCTGCCGGCAGCTGTCCGCGAACCCGGACGGAAGCCGTGTGCGCCTCATCGGCCGCGAAGGAACAGAAGAGATGGACGCGCTGGTTCAGGCGACCCGCGAGGCCACGACCCAAGCCCCGGACCTCGCAGTCAACGCGCACCCGGTCACACGTTCGGGCCGCATCGAAATGCTGCCATTCGTGCGCGAACAGTCCGTGACCATGACCGCGCACCGCTACGGCACCGTCAACAAGCTCGCCAGCGAAGCACTCGGCGACGTCACCCGCAAGTAG